In Euphorbia lathyris chromosome 10, ddEupLath1.1, whole genome shotgun sequence, a single genomic region encodes these proteins:
- the LOC136209340 gene encoding protein PELPK1-like: MANLGISSIVIFPILLVISLSLMSCKIQVQARNLLELPQLPKLPELPKIPELSKPELPKLPELPKPELPKVPELPKPELPKLPEMPKPELPNLPEMPKPELPKVPELPKPELPKSPEIPKPELPKVPELPKPELPKVPELAKPELPHIPTLPEDIKPPHSTAAAAP; the protein is encoded by the coding sequence ATGGCTAATCTTGGCATCTCATCCATTGTTATTTTTCCAATATTGTTGGTGATCAGTCTGTCATTAATGAGCTGCAAAATCCAGGTTCAAGCAAGGAACCTTTTGGAGTTACCTCAGCTTCCCAAGCTGCCTGAATTGCCCAAAATTCCAGAATTGTCAAAGCCTGAATTGCCTAAACTGCCTGAATTGCCAAAGCCTGAACTGCCAAAAGTTCCCGAGTTGCCAAAGCCTGAACTGCCCAAATTGCCAGAGATGCCAAAGCCTGAACTGCCCAATTTGCCAGAGATGCCAAAACCTGAACTGCCAAAAGTTCCCGAGCTGCCAAAGCCTGAACTGCCCAAATCACCAGAGATACCAAAACCTGAACTGCCTAAAGTTCCCGAGTTGCCAAAGCCTGAACTGCCCAAAGTTCCTGAGCTAGCAAAGCCTGAATTGCCTCATATTCCAACTTTGCCTGAGGATATAAAACCACCTCACTCAACTGCTGCTGCTGCTCCATAA